One part of the Raphanus sativus cultivar WK10039 chromosome 7, ASM80110v3, whole genome shotgun sequence genome encodes these proteins:
- the LOC108815981 gene encoding 40S ribosomal protein S29 has translation MGFAAIWNSHPKKYGPGSRTCRVCGNSHGLIRKYGLNCCRQCFRSNAKEIGFIKYR, from the exons ATGGGTTTCGCTGCGATTTGGAACTCTCATCCCAAGAAATACGGGCCTGGTTCCCGCACCTG CCGTGTGTGCGGAAACTCCCATGGGTTGATCAGGAAGTATGGTCTCAACTGCTGTAGACAGTGCTTCCGCAGCAACGCCAAGGAAATCGGATTCATTAAG TACCGTTAA